A genome region from Natronobeatus ordinarius includes the following:
- a CDS encoding PAS domain S-box protein: MATSNHADGDLEARVRQQEVVAELGKRALESRDLDEFMFETTEAVRETLGADYCNILELLPGGEELRLVQGVGWDGGVVGSATVPTGPDSQAGQTLLTEAPVVVEDLENESRVSGLDVLVEHDVTSGVNVVVGSIEEPWGVFGVHTTDQRTFTEADVTFVQSVANLLASAIENEAKNRRLREERALRDRIVETSPVGILHLDADGAVVSANERATEILRRDRETIEAMSNDDPGWGFVDESGAPLPDELVPSKRVVENGERALGFRMGVADPDGGRVWLSVNAGPLRSADGEVTGVILAFKDVTDQKRTEEQLRAERALKDRILETSPVGITLIDADGMNVFANDRAEAILGRSLEELRTYVHDDDRWNIVDESGEALSGAELPFSIVQETGEPVYDEVIGIDHPDGTRVWITAHCAPLYDAEGRFDGAVYALKDITEEKRLERRLETTLERVTDAFNAFDTDWNVTYINDRARELLDAEDRDLIGESVWEAFPSAVGSRFEEEYRRAMATQESVTFEAYSPVADGWLEVSAYPSETGLSVYFRDVSERKERERQLERFERMVETVNDGVYATDGEGTIVFVNDAFVSMSRHTRAELLGSHGSRFFGDRFVDTDEAEWRQLVDGELDAVEFETEIDGPDGETRTVQNQFVPLELGAETGRVGVTRDVTERKERERRLSKYETIVETVDDGIYTVDAEGRFTMVNRAYTELTGYSREELLGAHGSLVADEAVMERARQLAAEPDETKLEADLETADGERVPTEATITSHVDEASGERRRIGVVRDISERRARQRRLEESERRYRTLVDHFPNGAVGLFDEDLQYTLVGGELLDELNMTSDDVIGTSIHDRYSEDVIAEIEPKFRAALEGEENAFEIALAGRELLVHTVPVRDEQSAVFAGMVMVQDVTERKEYQRKLEESNERLEQFAYAASHDLQEPLRMVSSYLTLIERRYADELDSDGREFIEFAVDGADRMQEMIDGLLAYSRVDTRGDPLEPVDLEDVVEDVLTDLGMKVDECDAVVDVDALPHVHGDPGQLRQLFQNVLDNAITYAGDDPPRVTVFAEERGSEWVVSVEDEGIGIDPDQTDRIFEVFNRLHSVEEYEGAGIGLALCERIVERHGGRIWVDSEPGVGSTVSFTLPAIPTDHV; this comes from the coding sequence ATGGCCACCTCCAACCACGCGGACGGCGACCTCGAGGCCCGCGTTCGACAGCAGGAGGTCGTCGCCGAACTCGGAAAACGGGCGCTCGAGTCCCGTGACCTCGACGAATTCATGTTCGAAACGACCGAGGCCGTCCGCGAGACGCTCGGGGCAGACTACTGTAATATCCTCGAGCTGTTGCCGGGGGGCGAGGAGTTGCGACTCGTTCAGGGCGTCGGCTGGGACGGCGGGGTCGTCGGCTCGGCGACGGTTCCGACAGGTCCCGACTCACAGGCCGGGCAGACGCTGCTCACCGAAGCGCCGGTCGTGGTCGAGGACCTCGAGAACGAGTCACGCGTTTCCGGCCTGGACGTCCTCGTCGAGCACGACGTTACGAGCGGCGTCAACGTCGTCGTCGGCTCGATCGAGGAGCCGTGGGGTGTCTTCGGCGTCCATACGACCGACCAACGGACGTTCACGGAGGCCGACGTCACGTTCGTTCAGAGCGTCGCCAATCTCCTCGCATCGGCGATCGAGAACGAAGCGAAGAACCGACGGCTCAGGGAAGAACGGGCGCTCAGGGATCGGATCGTCGAGACGAGCCCGGTCGGCATCCTCCACCTCGACGCCGACGGGGCGGTCGTCTCCGCCAACGAGCGCGCCACGGAGATCCTCCGGCGCGACCGGGAGACGATCGAGGCGATGTCGAACGACGATCCCGGGTGGGGGTTCGTCGACGAGTCGGGGGCGCCGCTCCCCGACGAACTGGTCCCGTCCAAGCGGGTGGTAGAGAACGGAGAACGGGCCCTCGGGTTCAGAATGGGGGTCGCCGATCCCGACGGCGGCCGCGTCTGGCTCTCGGTCAACGCCGGGCCGCTCCGATCCGCCGATGGCGAGGTGACGGGCGTGATCCTCGCGTTCAAGGACGTCACCGACCAGAAGCGGACCGAGGAGCAACTGCGCGCAGAACGGGCCCTGAAAGACCGGATCCTCGAGACGAGCCCGGTCGGCATCACGCTCATCGACGCCGACGGGATGAACGTCTTCGCGAACGACCGCGCCGAGGCGATCCTGGGCCGCTCGCTCGAGGAACTTCGGACGTACGTCCACGACGACGATCGGTGGAACATCGTCGACGAGTCGGGCGAGGCGCTGTCGGGTGCGGAGCTACCGTTCTCGATCGTCCAGGAGACCGGCGAACCGGTGTACGACGAGGTGATCGGCATCGACCACCCGGACGGCACACGGGTGTGGATAACGGCCCACTGTGCGCCGCTTTACGACGCCGAGGGCCGGTTCGACGGCGCGGTGTACGCGCTCAAGGACATTACCGAGGAGAAGCGACTCGAGCGCCGACTCGAGACGACGCTCGAGCGCGTCACCGACGCGTTCAACGCGTTCGATACGGACTGGAACGTTACCTACATCAACGACCGCGCCAGGGAGCTCCTCGATGCCGAGGATCGCGACCTGATCGGCGAGAGCGTCTGGGAGGCGTTCCCGAGCGCCGTCGGATCGCGCTTCGAGGAGGAGTACCGGCGAGCGATGGCGACCCAGGAGTCGGTCACGTTCGAGGCGTACTCGCCGGTCGCGGACGGCTGGCTCGAGGTGAGCGCCTACCCCTCCGAGACGGGGCTGTCGGTGTACTTCCGGGACGTGAGCGAACGAAAGGAGCGCGAGCGCCAGTTAGAGCGATTCGAGCGGATGGTCGAGACGGTGAACGACGGCGTGTACGCCACCGACGGAGAGGGGACGATCGTCTTCGTCAACGACGCGTTCGTCTCGATGAGCCGGCATACGCGAGCGGAGTTGCTCGGCTCCCACGGCTCTCGCTTCTTCGGCGATCGCTTCGTCGACACGGACGAAGCGGAGTGGCGACAGCTCGTCGACGGCGAACTCGACGCGGTGGAGTTCGAAACGGAGATCGACGGGCCGGACGGAGAGACACGAACCGTGCAGAATCAGTTCGTTCCCCTCGAGCTGGGCGCCGAGACGGGCCGCGTCGGCGTCACCCGGGACGTCACCGAACGAAAGGAGCGAGAACGGCGGCTCTCGAAGTACGAGACGATCGTGGAGACGGTCGACGACGGCATCTACACGGTCGACGCCGAGGGCCGGTTCACGATGGTCAACCGGGCGTACACTGAGCTGACCGGCTACAGCCGAGAGGAGCTCCTCGGGGCCCACGGCTCGCTCGTCGCCGACGAGGCGGTGATGGAACGGGCCCGGCAACTGGCAGCCGAGCCGGACGAGACGAAACTCGAGGCCGACCTCGAGACGGCCGACGGCGAGCGGGTTCCGACCGAAGCGACGATCACGAGCCACGTCGACGAGGCGTCCGGCGAACGGAGGCGAATCGGCGTCGTCCGGGATATCTCCGAACGCCGGGCGCGACAGCGACGGCTCGAGGAGTCAGAACGGCGCTACCGGACGCTGGTCGATCACTTCCCGAACGGCGCCGTCGGGCTGTTCGACGAGGATCTCCAGTACACGCTCGTCGGCGGAGAGTTACTCGATGAACTCAACATGACCAGCGACGACGTGATCGGGACGTCGATCCACGATCGGTACTCGGAGGACGTTATCGCCGAGATCGAGCCGAAGTTCCGCGCTGCCCTCGAGGGCGAGGAGAACGCGTTCGAGATAGCGCTCGCGGGCCGAGAGTTGCTCGTCCACACGGTCCCTGTACGTGACGAACAGTCTGCGGTGTTCGCCGGGATGGTCATGGTGCAGGACGTCACCGAGCGCAAGGAGTACCAGCGGAAACTCGAGGAGTCCAACGAGCGACTCGAACAGTTCGCCTACGCCGCCTCCCACGACCTCCAGGAGCCCCTGCGGATGGTCTCGAGCTACCTCACGCTGATCGAGCGCCGGTACGCCGACGAGCTCGATTCGGACGGCCGAGAGTTCATCGAGTTCGCCGTCGACGGCGCGGACCGAATGCAGGAGATGATCGACGGGCTCCTCGCGTACTCGCGGGTCGACACGCGTGGCGATCCGCTCGAGCCCGTCGACCTCGAGGACGTCGTCGAGGACGTCTTGACCGACCTCGGGATGAAAGTCGACGAGTGCGACGCCGTCGTCGACGTGGATGCGCTCCCGCACGTCCACGGCGATCCGGGGCAGCTTCGACAGCTGTTCCAGAACGTCCTCGACAACGCGATCACGTACGCCGGCGACGACCCCCCGCGCGTCACCGTCTTCGCCGAGGAGCGCGGCTCGGAGTGGGTCGTCTCGGTCGAGGACGAGGGGATCGGCATCGACCCCGACCAGACCGACCGGATCTTCGAGGTGTTCAACCGTCTCCACAGCGTCGAGGAGTACGAGGGTGCCGGCATCGGCCTCGCGCTCTGTGAACGAATCGTCGAACGACACGGCGGCCGGATCTGGGTCGACTCCGAACCCGGTGTAGGATCGACCGTCTCGTTCACCCTGCCAGCCATTCCAACCGACCATGTCTGA
- a CDS encoding HdeD family acid-resistance protein, producing the protein MSSTTTNGAQAVPYSLETGWRTLAMAGSVIGLVGILAIAFPLATGLSITYGIGLLLVLGGVVHGAHAFTARGWRGSVWQLTLGAVSVIAGLLLLVNPILGLASLTLLVIAYLLVDGVAELATSYRMAGQAGRGWVAVSGAISLVLAALLWAGFPADAAWAIGLLVGVSLFVTGSSMVLVAFAGRGVEEDVSPPTAEPRRT; encoded by the coding sequence ATGAGTTCGACAACTACCAACGGCGCGCAAGCAGTACCGTACAGCCTCGAGACGGGATGGCGAACGCTCGCGATGGCCGGCAGCGTGATCGGGCTGGTCGGCATCCTGGCGATCGCCTTCCCGCTCGCGACAGGGCTTTCGATCACCTACGGGATCGGCCTGCTGCTGGTCCTCGGCGGCGTCGTCCACGGCGCCCACGCGTTCACGGCGCGTGGCTGGCGGGGCTCGGTCTGGCAGCTCACCCTCGGCGCCGTCTCTGTGATCGCCGGCCTGCTCTTGCTCGTCAACCCGATCCTCGGACTGGCGAGCCTGACGCTGCTGGTGATTGCCTACCTGCTCGTCGACGGCGTCGCCGAACTGGCGACGAGCTACCGGATGGCCGGCCAGGCCGGCCGGGGCTGGGTCGCCGTCAGCGGCGCGATCTCGCTCGTGCTGGCCGCCCTCCTCTGGGCCGGCTTCCCGGCCGACGCGGCCTGGGCGATCGGACTGCTGGTCGGCGTGAGCCTGTTCGTGACCGGCTCCTCGATGGTCCTCGTGGCGTTCGCCGGTCGTGGCGTGGAAGAGGACGTGAGCCCGCCCACAGCCGAACCGCGCCGCACCTGA
- a CDS encoding redoxin domain-containing protein gives MVDFEVVDLGPADHLEPGDEAPDFTRPLVTDEFWEDRSLSALAGPVLLVFTPMIGSFLAQYTWDELGERGWDDLETTVVGITVSTPYDQVRFLRERDVPFALFSDPTNEVAETYGVAHDLDGMAGVSEPRMAAFLIDEERTVEAAWVSREWPAFLEWDDVADALE, from the coding sequence ATGGTCGACTTCGAGGTCGTCGACCTCGGTCCCGCCGACCACCTCGAGCCCGGCGACGAGGCGCCCGACTTCACCCGGCCGCTGGTCACCGACGAGTTCTGGGAGGATCGCTCGCTCTCGGCGCTCGCCGGCCCCGTCCTCCTCGTGTTCACCCCGATGATCGGCAGCTTCCTCGCCCAGTACACCTGGGACGAACTCGGCGAGCGCGGCTGGGACGACCTCGAGACCACCGTCGTCGGGATCACCGTCTCGACGCCGTACGATCAGGTTCGCTTCCTCCGGGAACGCGACGTCCCGTTCGCGCTCTTTTCGGACCCGACGAACGAAGTCGCCGAAACTTACGGCGTCGCCCACGACCTCGACGGGATGGCCGGCGTCAGCGAGCCCCGGATGGCCGCGTTCCTGATCGACGAGGAGCGGACGGTCGAGGCGGCCTGGGTGAGCCGGGAGTGGCCCGCGTTCCTCGAGTGGGACGACGTCGCGGACGCACTCGAGTAG
- a CDS encoding glutaredoxin family protein, with product MGTTEPHVTFYRLQGCPYCERVTHLLEAYDLPYRSRFVEPLHSRRDVVKRVAGVRTVPVIVDERTGVTMAESANIVEYLESTYGDGSAAAGEPAVADGGDGGVR from the coding sequence ATGGGCACGACCGAACCGCACGTCACGTTTTACCGACTCCAGGGCTGTCCGTACTGCGAACGCGTCACCCACCTCCTCGAGGCGTACGACCTCCCCTATCGCTCGCGGTTCGTCGAGCCGCTGCACTCGAGACGGGACGTCGTCAAGCGCGTCGCCGGCGTCAGGACCGTCCCGGTGATCGTCGACGAGCGCACCGGCGTCACGATGGCCGAGAGTGCGAACATCGTCGAATATCTCGAGTCGACCTACGGCGACGGCTCAGCCGCGGCGGGCGAGCCGGCGGTGGCTGACGGCGGCGACGGGGGTGTCCGCTGA
- a CDS encoding hemolysin family protein, translated as MALSPLFEVLLAAYELPGTGLEFDQSTVTIVGVVAVIGLIGLSGFFSSSEIAMFSLPKHRVEGMVEEGVAGAERVKALKADPHRLLVTILVGNNIVNIAMSSITTALLGLYFGGLEAVVLATLGITAIVLLFGESAPKSYAVENTESWSIRIARPLKTAEYLMYPLVVLFDYLTRQVNRVTGSTGAIETPYVTRDEIQEMIESGEREGVLAEEEHEMLTRIFRFNNTIVKEVMTPRLDITAVPKDATIDEAIETCIQSGHARIPVYEGSLDHVLGVVHIRDLVRDLNYGETDDLELEDLIQPTLHVPESKNVDELLSEMRENRMHMVIVIDEFGTTEGLVTMEDVVEEIVGEILEGGEEEPIEEIDEHTVLTRGEVNIEDVNDALEIELPEGEEFETIAGFIFNRAGRLVEEGEEIVFDSVRITVEDVENTRIMKVRLTKLEEQGSVAENGDEANAG; from the coding sequence ATGGCGCTGTCTCCGCTCTTCGAGGTGCTGCTGGCCGCCTACGAACTCCCCGGAACGGGACTCGAGTTCGATCAGTCGACGGTGACGATCGTGGGCGTAGTCGCGGTCATCGGCCTCATTGGACTCTCGGGGTTTTTCTCCTCCTCGGAGATCGCCATGTTCTCGCTGCCAAAACACCGCGTCGAGGGGATGGTCGAGGAGGGCGTCGCGGGTGCCGAACGGGTGAAGGCGCTGAAAGCGGACCCACACCGGCTGCTCGTGACGATTCTCGTCGGGAACAACATCGTCAACATCGCGATGTCCTCGATCACCACCGCACTGCTCGGCCTCTACTTCGGCGGCCTCGAGGCGGTCGTGCTTGCCACGCTCGGCATCACGGCGATCGTCCTCCTCTTTGGCGAGAGTGCCCCCAAATCCTACGCCGTCGAGAACACCGAATCGTGGTCGATCCGCATCGCGAGGCCGCTGAAGACCGCAGAGTACCTGATGTATCCTCTCGTGGTGCTCTTCGATTACCTCACCCGACAGGTCAACCGCGTCACGGGCTCGACGGGCGCGATCGAGACGCCGTACGTCACCCGCGACGAGATCCAGGAGATGATCGAGTCCGGCGAGCGTGAGGGCGTCTTAGCGGAGGAAGAACACGAGATGCTCACCCGCATCTTCCGCTTCAACAACACCATCGTCAAGGAGGTGATGACGCCGCGACTCGACATCACGGCGGTGCCCAAAGATGCCACCATCGACGAGGCGATCGAGACCTGTATCCAGAGTGGCCACGCCCGCATCCCGGTCTACGAGGGCAGTCTCGACCACGTGCTGGGCGTCGTCCACATCCGCGACCTCGTGCGCGACCTCAACTACGGCGAAACCGACGATCTCGAACTCGAGGACCTCATCCAGCCGACGCTGCACGTCCCCGAGTCGAAGAACGTCGACGAACTCCTCTCCGAGATGCGCGAGAACCGGATGCACATGGTGATCGTCATCGACGAGTTCGGCACCACCGAAGGGCTCGTCACGATGGAGGACGTCGTCGAGGAGATCGTCGGCGAGATCCTCGAAGGCGGCGAGGAAGAGCCCATCGAGGAGATCGACGAGCACACCGTCCTGACCCGCGGCGAGGTCAACATCGAGGACGTCAACGACGCCCTCGAGATCGAGCTCCCGGAAGGCGAGGAGTTCGAGACGATCGCCGGCTTCATCTTCAACCGCGCAGGCCGACTCGTCGAGGAAGGCGAAGAGATCGTCTTCGACAGCGTCCGCATCACGGTCGAGGACGTCGAGAACACCCGAATCATGAAAGTCCGGCTGACGAAACTCGAGGAGCAGGGGTCGGTCGCCGAGAACGGCGACGAGGCCAACGCAGGGTAG
- a CDS encoding quinone oxidoreductase family protein, with translation MDAIEVTAYGNADVLEVTDREVPDPGPGEVRIAVEAAGINYADVMQRRGLYPGGPKPPYVPGMEAAGTIDAVGEGVDREPGERVVAIVDRGGYAEYAVANERTLFPIPEGMSVEEAAGFPIQHLTAHSCLFGWGGLEAGERVLIQAAAGGVGTAAVQLADRADAEVFGTASSEAKLDLAANLGCDHPIEYTAEDFAAVIEAETDGEGVDLVLESVGDDVFERSLDSLAHFGRLVTYGVASGIPAAVENRRLLFENKSVIGFHLGNAMRHDPERVVAAIPDLTAALSSGDLEVIVGETFPLTETVEAHRFLEERKSTGKVVLLP, from the coding sequence ATGGACGCGATCGAAGTCACCGCGTACGGCAACGCCGACGTCCTCGAGGTCACCGACCGCGAGGTACCTGACCCTGGCCCCGGCGAGGTTCGCATCGCGGTCGAGGCGGCGGGGATCAACTACGCGGACGTCATGCAGCGTCGCGGGCTGTACCCTGGCGGTCCGAAGCCGCCGTACGTCCCTGGCATGGAAGCGGCGGGAACGATCGACGCCGTCGGCGAGGGCGTCGACCGGGAACCGGGCGAGCGGGTCGTCGCGATCGTCGATCGCGGCGGCTACGCCGAGTACGCCGTCGCGAACGAGCGGACGCTGTTCCCGATTCCGGAAGGGATGAGCGTCGAGGAGGCCGCCGGCTTTCCGATCCAGCACCTCACCGCCCACTCCTGTCTGTTCGGCTGGGGCGGCCTCGAGGCGGGCGAGCGCGTACTGATCCAGGCCGCCGCGGGCGGCGTCGGCACGGCCGCCGTCCAGCTCGCCGACCGCGCCGACGCGGAAGTGTTCGGCACCGCGAGCAGCGAGGCGAAACTCGACCTCGCCGCCAACCTCGGCTGTGACCACCCGATCGAGTACACCGCGGAGGACTTCGCGGCCGTGATCGAGGCGGAAACGGACGGCGAGGGCGTCGACCTCGTCCTCGAGAGCGTCGGTGACGACGTCTTCGAGCGCAGCCTCGATTCGCTCGCCCACTTCGGTCGGCTCGTCACCTACGGCGTCGCCAGCGGCATCCCGGCCGCAGTCGAGAACCGGCGGCTCCTGTTCGAGAACAAGTCCGTGATCGGCTTCCACCTCGGGAACGCCATGCGCCACGACCCCGAGCGCGTCGTAGCTGCGATTCCGGACCTGACGGCGGCGCTGTCGAGCGGCGACCTCGAGGTGATCGTCGGCGAGACGTTCCCGTTGACCGAGACCGTCGAGGCCCACCGGTTCCTCGAAGAGCGCAAGAGCACCGGGAAGGTCGTCTTGCTCCCCTGA
- a CDS encoding universal stress protein: MTFVVPFDGSALAEAALVRALEYADALGEDVVTVAVIPERTRYAREKGWIDEDEPYDVDTVVEALERRVEELAPEADFEYERIREYPPAEELAERVERLAAEHDPSVVFLGSENVGSVVTPVASVAARVAEEESYDVYIVRHAVPSKIESLEAHETFYDDAT; the protein is encoded by the coding sequence ATGACCTTCGTGGTTCCCTTCGACGGCTCGGCGCTCGCCGAGGCTGCGCTCGTCAGGGCGCTCGAGTACGCAGACGCCCTCGGAGAGGACGTCGTGACCGTCGCCGTGATCCCCGAACGCACCCGCTACGCGCGGGAGAAAGGCTGGATCGACGAGGACGAGCCGTACGACGTCGACACCGTCGTCGAGGCGCTCGAGCGCCGCGTCGAAGAACTCGCCCCCGAGGCCGACTTCGAGTACGAGCGAATCCGCGAGTACCCACCCGCCGAGGAGCTGGCCGAACGGGTCGAACGACTGGCAGCGGAACACGACCCGTCGGTCGTCTTCCTCGGGAGCGAGAACGTCGGCAGCGTGGTGACGCCGGTCGCGAGCGTCGCCGCAAGGGTCGCCGAAGAGGAGTCTTACGACGTCTACATCGTCCGCCACGCGGTCCCGTCGAAGATCGAGTCGCTCGAGGCCCACGAGACGTTCTACGACGACGCGACGTGA
- a CDS encoding 2-oxoacid:ferredoxin oxidoreductase subunit beta, whose product MSSEVRFTDFKSDKQPTWCPGCGDFGTMNGMMKALAETGNDPDNTFIVAGIGCSGKIGTYMHSYALHGVHGRALPVGTGVKMARPDIEVMVAGGDGDGYSIGAGHFVHAVRRNVDMTYVVMDNRIYGLTKGQASPTSRSDFETSTTPEGTKQPPVNPHALALAAGATFIAQSFSSDALRHQEIIQQAIEHDGFGFVNVYSPCVTFNDVDTYDYFRDTLVDLEDEGHDPSDYEAAKEIILDADKEYQGVIYQDENSVPYGEQHGLTEDMSDIPEGAPEDAMDLVREFY is encoded by the coding sequence ATGAGCTCAGAGGTCCGATTCACCGACTTCAAATCTGACAAGCAGCCGACGTGGTGCCCCGGATGTGGGGACTTCGGCACGATGAACGGCATGATGAAAGCGCTCGCCGAGACCGGCAACGACCCGGACAACACGTTCATCGTCGCCGGAATCGGCTGTTCCGGCAAGATCGGGACGTACATGCACAGCTACGCGCTGCACGGGGTTCACGGCCGTGCACTGCCCGTCGGGACGGGTGTGAAGATGGCCCGACCCGACATCGAGGTCATGGTCGCCGGTGGCGACGGTGACGGCTACTCGATCGGCGCCGGCCACTTCGTCCACGCCGTCCGCCGGAACGTCGACATGACCTACGTCGTCATGGACAACCGCATCTACGGGCTCACCAAGGGCCAGGCGTCGCCCACCTCGCGGTCTGACTTCGAGACCTCGACGACGCCCGAGGGGACCAAACAGCCCCCGGTCAACCCCCACGCGCTGGCGCTCGCCGCCGGGGCGACGTTCATCGCCCAGTCCTTTAGTTCGGACGCGCTGCGCCACCAGGAGATCATCCAGCAGGCGATCGAACACGACGGGTTCGGCTTCGTGAACGTCTACTCGCCGTGTGTCACGTTCAACGACGTCGACACCTACGACTACTTCCGTGACACGCTGGTCGACCTCGAGGACGAGGGTCACGACCCATCGGACTACGAGGCGGCCAAGGAGATCATCCTCGACGCCGACAAGGAGTACCAGGGCGTCATCTACCAGGACGAAAACTCCGTTCCGTACGGCGAACAGCACGGCCTCACCGAGGACATGTCCGACATCCCCGAAGGCGCACCCGAGGACGCGATGGACCTCGTCCGCGAGTTCTACTGA
- a CDS encoding 2-oxoacid:acceptor oxidoreductase subunit alpha produces MAEDLNWAIGGEAGDGIDSTGKIFAQALSRAGRHVFTSKDFASRIRGGYTAYKIRTSVDEVRSVVDRLDILVALTQRTIDENLDELHEGSAIIYDGERSWEAEIPEEMTAVDVPLKSLAEEAGGAIMRNVVALGAACAITGFDVEYLDESLEKRFGGKGSKIVENNKEAARLGRDYVHENYDLDHLGYDLETTDEDYVLLNGNEAIGMGAIAAGCRYYAGYPITPATSIMEYLTGRIERYGGHVVQAEDELSAINMALGAARAGARSMTATSGAGIDLMTETFGLIAQSETPLVITDVMRSGPSTGMPTKQEQGDLNMALYGGHGEVPRFVVAPTTISECFWKTIEAFNLAEKYQTPVFLVSDLAMSVTERTFSPETFDMDAVEIDRGKLVDDDSVGEWLDDKGRFRAHAATEDGVSPRSIPGTTDGAHMSTGLEHDELGRRTEDTEVRVQQVDKRTRKVETAKEREAWEYREFGDPDADALIVSWGSNEGALVEALDYLEAEDVSVRVLSVPYIFPRPDLTEEFEQADDVIVVECNATGQFADVLEHDTLTRVKRINKYTGVRFKADELAEDIKAKLKEEVPA; encoded by the coding sequence ATGGCTGAGGACCTCAACTGGGCGATCGGAGGCGAGGCCGGTGACGGCATCGACTCCACGGGGAAGATCTTTGCCCAGGCACTCTCCAGGGCCGGACGGCACGTGTTCACGTCGAAAGACTTCGCATCGCGAATTCGAGGCGGCTACACCGCCTACAAGATCCGCACCTCCGTCGACGAGGTCCGGAGCGTCGTCGATCGGCTCGACATCCTGGTCGCGCTGACCCAGCGCACCATCGACGAGAACCTCGACGAACTGCACGAGGGGAGCGCGATCATCTACGACGGTGAACGCTCCTGGGAGGCCGAGATTCCCGAGGAGATGACCGCAGTCGACGTCCCCCTGAAGTCCCTCGCCGAAGAGGCGGGCGGGGCGATCATGCGCAACGTCGTCGCCCTCGGCGCCGCGTGTGCGATCACCGGCTTCGACGTCGAGTACCTCGATGAGTCCCTCGAGAAGCGCTTCGGCGGCAAGGGCTCGAAGATCGTCGAGAACAACAAGGAGGCTGCCCGGCTCGGCCGAGACTACGTCCACGAGAACTACGACCTCGACCACCTCGGCTACGACCTCGAGACCACCGACGAAGACTACGTTCTCCTCAACGGGAACGAGGCGATCGGCATGGGTGCGATCGCCGCCGGTTGCCGGTACTACGCGGGCTACCCCATCACGCCCGCGACGTCCATCATGGAGTACCTGACCGGCCGCATCGAACGCTACGGCGGACACGTCGTCCAGGCCGAAGACGAACTCTCGGCGATCAACATGGCGCTCGGTGCCGCCCGCGCCGGCGCCCGGTCGATGACTGCGACGTCGGGAGCCGGGATCGACCTCATGACCGAAACGTTCGGCCTGATCGCTCAGAGCGAGACCCCGCTGGTCATCACGGACGTCATGCGTTCGGGTCCCTCGACGGGGATGCCGACCAAGCAAGAACAGGGTGACCTCAACATGGCGCTGTACGGCGGCCACGGCGAGGTTCCACGGTTCGTCGTCGCACCGACGACGATTTCGGAGTGCTTCTGGAAGACCATCGAAGCGTTCAACCTCGCCGAGAAGTACCAGACACCGGTCTTCCTCGTCTCCGACCTCGCGATGTCGGTCACCGAACGCACGTTCTCGCCGGAGACGTTCGACATGGACGCCGTCGAGATCGACCGCGGCAAACTCGTCGACGACGACAGCGTCGGGGAGTGGCTCGACGACAAGGGCCGGTTCCGCGCCCACGCCGCCACCGAGGATGGCGTCAGCCCGCGCTCGATCCCCGGCACGACCGACGGTGCGCACATGAGCACCGGCTTAGAGCACGACGAGCTCGGCCGTCGGACCGAGGACACCGAGGTCCGCGTCCAGCAGGTCGACAAGCGAACCCGCAAGGTCGAGACGGCCAAAGAACGCGAAGCCTGGGAGTACCGCGAGTTCGGTGATCCCGACGCCGACGCACTCATCGTCTCCTGGGGCTCGAACGAAGGGGCGCTGGTCGAAGCACTCGACTACCTCGAGGCAGAAGACGTCAGCGTCCGCGTGCTCTCCGTCCCGTACATCTTCCCGCGGCCGGATCTCACCGAGGAGTTCGAGCAGGCCGACGACGTCATCGTCGTCGAGTGTAACGCGACCGGCCAGTTCGCCGACGTGCTCGAGCACGACACGCTTACCCGCGTCAAACGCATAAACAAGTACACCGGCGTCCGTTTCAAGGCGGACGAACTCGCCGAGGACATCAAGGCGAAACTCAAAGAGGAGGTTCCAGCATGA